Proteins encoded within one genomic window of Arachis ipaensis cultivar K30076 chromosome B08, Araip1.1, whole genome shotgun sequence:
- the LOC107614274 gene encoding ribosomal L1 domain-containing protein 1 — MASPANPPTQSRVSTETIQKAIDALLKWRKSNSTAKPQKLFDNDEEFIYLVLTLKKIPQKDHTNVTPRKIPLPYTLISPSSETCLIVDDRPKSGLTKAQAQSKIQAEKVAVSKVLKLSKLASDYKPFEAKRKLCDSYDLFFADRRVVPLLPRLLGKQFLKKKKVPVPLDLKKGNWKEQVDKAYSSALFSVGNGTCCVVRVAKVAMAREEVVANVTAAIEGIVDAVPRKWKNVRSFHVKLLESLALPVYQAVPDVRLRIEGGDSEGEAMEKEGLKKKKKKGRIHQVRYMDSDDFEHADNDNGSDLVSLKMKKGDQVKNGALSGLSNVKRETKKRGLVQWNGADMAKKVKH; from the coding sequence ATGGCTTCTCCGGCAAACCCTCCAACTCAAAGCAGGGTATCAACCGAAACCATTCAGAAAGCAATCGACGCACTCCTCAAATGGCGCAAATCCAATTCCACCGCCAAACCCCAAAAACTCTTCGACAACGACGAGGAATTTATCTACCTCGTACTCACCCTCAAGAAGATACCCCAAAAGGATCACACTAACGTAACCCCACGCAAGATTCCTCTACCCTATACCCTCATCTCCCCTTCCTCTGAAACTTGCCTCATCGTCGACGACAGGCCCAAATCGGGCCTCACCAAGGCCCAAGCCCAATCTAAGATCCAGGCTGAGAAGGTCGCCGTTTCGAAGGTCCTCAAGCTCTCGAAGCTCGCCTCCGATTACAAGCCATTTGAGGCAAAGCGGAAGCTATGCGACTCGTACGACTTGTTCTTCGCGGATAGGAGGGTGGTTCCTCTTCTTCCGAGGCTGTTGGGGAAGCAattcttgaagaagaagaaggttccGGTGCCCTTGGATTTGAAGAAGGGGAATTGGAAGGAGCAGGTTGATAAGGCGTATTCCTCGGCGTTGTTTTCTGTTGGGAATGGGACTTGTTGCGTTGTCAGGGTCGCTAAGGTGGCGATGGCGAGGGAGGAGGTCGTGGCGAATGTGACCGCGGCAATTGAGGGAATTGTGGATGCTGTGCCGAGGAAGTGGAAGAATGTGAGGTCGTTTCATGTGAAGCTGTTGGAGTCGCTGGCACTGCCGGTTTATCAGGCTGTGCCGGATGTGAGGTTGAGGATTGAGGGAGGAGACAGTGAAGGAGAGGCTATGGAGAAGGAgggattgaagaagaagaagaaaaaggggagGATTCATCAAGTTAGGTATATGGATAGTGATGATTTTGAGCATGCGGATAATGATAACGGTAGTGACTTGGTGAGTTTGAAGATGAAGAAAGGAGATCAAGTGAAAAATGGGGCTTTGAGTGGGTTGAGTAATGTCAAGCGAGAGACGAAGAAACGCGGGTTAGTTCAGTGGAATGGAGCAGATATGGCAAAGAAAGTAAAGCATTAG
- the LOC107613758 gene encoding probable prefoldin subunit 2, with translation MAGKAEGIDHREPVNEQAVANIYAAMRSELNQIHSKITELEMEVSEHSLVVNAIQPLNPSRRCYRMIGGVLVERTVKEVLPAVLRNKEGLEEVISRLNEALEKKKKEIVEFEAKYKIRIRKADAEVKDESGRKEGTAQGVLVGPAGGSEA, from the coding sequence ATGGCTGGTAAAGCTGAAGGTATTGATCACAGGGAGCCAGTTAATGAACAAGCAGTTGCGAATATATATGCGGCAATGAGGTCTGAACTCAACCAAATTCACTCGAAAATCACCGAGCTGGAAATGGAAGTTAGCGAGCACTCGCTGGTAGTTAATGCCATTCAGCCGCTCAATCCCTCTAGGCGATGCTATCGAATGATTGGGGGTGTTCTGGTCGAGAGGACTGTGAAGGAGGTCTTGCCTGCGGTGCTGCGCAACAAAGAGGGACTCGAAGAAGTTATTAGCAGGCTCAATGAAGCattggaaaagaagaaaaaggagattgttgagtttgaggCTAAATATAAAATCAGGATAAGGAAGGCTGATGCAGAGGTGAAGGATGAATCCGGTAGGAAGGAAGGCACTGCTCAAGGCGTTCTTGTTGGCCCTGCAGGTGGAAGTGAAGCATAG